One part of the Chloroflexota bacterium genome encodes these proteins:
- a CDS encoding response regulator, whose translation MRNTEMMGGKKILVVDDDRLVAKTIDMCLSKRGYQVKVLHNGAAAVKYLFEEKPDLLILDIRLPDCDGWFIMGLLEKLGAARKVQVIVISALEPDRQRVSEAKPYAYVQKPFDMGQLIQIAERSLKTGEETNHAIMGPPDT comes from the coding sequence GTGAGGAACACAGAGATGATGGGTGGAAAGAAGATTCTGGTTGTAGATGATGACCGGCTAGTTGCCAAGACCATCGATATGTGCCTGAGCAAGAGAGGGTACCAGGTCAAGGTATTACACAACGGAGCTGCTGCAGTAAAATATTTATTCGAGGAAAAGCCAGACTTGCTGATTTTGGACATCAGGTTGCCTGATTGCGATGGCTGGTTTATTATGGGACTATTAGAAAAGCTGGGAGCGGCTCGAAAGGTGCAAGTTATCGTCATATCGGCCTTGGAGCCTGACCGGCAGAGAGTTTCTGAAGCCAAGCCATATGCTTATGTTCAGAAACCCTTTGACATGGGACAGCTTATACAAATAGCTGAGAGAAGCCTCAAAACAGGTGAGGAGACTAATCACGCCATAATGGGTCCGCCTGACACATAG
- a CDS encoding PAS domain-containing sensor histidine kinase has protein sequence MHKATAQDSVVSLKRLNNGAARVIHAFAGIGKVCGADSVSRVEWHAAELLGGHYGRSHLSILRGRELRFLLLLIGVCVWLWFAFGPNPVLRSGFFHEGFAVMLLIMVGSVARPFTGGNEAEWIRYLEELVRSERDRVMAILNSMEEGVVIIDLDRKIRFMNPSMVREFGDGVGLHCYRHLRGLDEPCGEICRLPNVIRGKNERWEYIFPDGRTYDVIGSPFADLDQVPCMLATFRNITQRKQAEIELVKLNQLKSDLLSQKTRELEEISREVAKLEEQERRFVRFLRVVAHDLQSPLAATQTCLWDILDGYCGKITDEQRDMLERSSRRIDGLSTLIGDLLDIPRIEAGQIVHEMKETSLSEVIERSVDELSNLAKEKGITLKVELPQSLPRIHGSSIRLQQVVRNLISNAIKYSREGTVLVRATEDEGDLRVEVIDSGIGILPEDLPLLFTDFFRGKNVETRGTGLGLSISKRIVEAHGGRIWAESPCPETGKGSKFSFTLPKVAGPQDSSVNQNRPEPRLSK, from the coding sequence ATGCACAAAGCTACCGCTCAAGATAGTGTGGTGTCTCTGAAAAGACTCAACAATGGAGCTGCCCGTGTCATCCATGCTTTTGCAGGAATCGGTAAGGTATGTGGGGCGGATTCCGTGTCAAGGGTGGAATGGCATGCTGCAGAATTATTGGGAGGACACTACGGCAGAAGTCACCTGAGCATACTCAGAGGCCGTGAATTGCGCTTCTTGCTGTTGCTCATTGGCGTGTGTGTCTGGCTTTGGTTTGCCTTTGGCCCCAATCCTGTTCTCCGATCCGGTTTCTTTCATGAGGGGTTCGCGGTGATGCTGCTCATCATGGTCGGTAGTGTTGCACGTCCCTTTACCGGAGGCAATGAAGCAGAATGGATCAGATATCTCGAGGAGTTGGTGCGGAGCGAAAGAGACCGGGTGATGGCAATTCTGAACTCCATGGAGGAAGGTGTTGTTATCATCGACTTAGACCGCAAGATACGGTTTATGAACCCTAGCATGGTAAGGGAGTTCGGTGACGGTGTGGGTTTACATTGTTACAGACATCTACGTGGCCTCGACGAACCTTGCGGTGAGATTTGCAGACTGCCCAATGTCATACGGGGGAAGAACGAGAGATGGGAATACATTTTCCCGGATGGCAGAACATATGACGTGATTGGGTCACCCTTCGCCGATTTGGATCAGGTGCCCTGTATGCTGGCTACATTCAGAAATATCACGCAACGGAAGCAGGCCGAGATTGAGCTTGTTAAGTTGAATCAACTCAAGTCAGATCTTTTGTCTCAGAAGACAAGAGAACTGGAGGAGATTTCCAGAGAGGTAGCTAAACTGGAAGAACAAGAACGTCGCTTCGTGCGCTTTCTCCGCGTCGTCGCTCATGATCTCCAGTCTCCGCTTGCTGCAACTCAGACTTGCCTATGGGACATTTTGGATGGATATTGCGGGAAGATCACTGACGAGCAAAGAGATATGCTGGAAAGGAGCAGCCGGAGAATCGACGGGCTTTCAACGCTGATTGGCGACCTGTTGGATATCCCGCGTATTGAAGCGGGCCAGATCGTGCACGAGATGAAGGAAACCTCTTTGAGTGAAGTAATTGAGCGTTCCGTTGATGAGCTCAGTAACCTGGCAAAAGAGAAGGGGATAACGTTAAAGGTGGAATTGCCTCAGAGTTTACCTCGGATTCATGGGTCAAGCATCAGGCTACAGCAAGTCGTCAGGAACCTGATAAGCAATGCCATAAAATACTCACGAGAGGGCACGGTATTGGTTAGGGCAACGGAAGATGAAGGCGATCTAAGAGTTGAAGTGATAGACAGCGGAATTGGCATCTTGCCTGAGGACTTGCCCCTGCTCTTCACTGATTTCTTCCGAGGCAAGAACGTGGAAACTAGGGGGACTGGCTTGGGGTTGTCTATATCCAAAAGGATAGTCGAAGCCCACGGGGGCAGAATCTGGGCTGAAAGCCCATGCCCTGAAACTGGCAAAGGCAGTAAGTTCAGTTTCACCCTGCCCAAAGTAGCTGGGCCACAGGACAGCAGTGTCAATCAGAATAGACCTGAGCCCCGTTTATCAAAATAG